The Pyxicephalus adspersus chromosome 1, UCB_Pads_2.0, whole genome shotgun sequence sequence ACTCActtggggtccctgttggctaaggagggtcAGGGGCACTTGTACAGCAGCACACTTTGTAACTCCTTATGTCTGCCCCTATGCAGAAGGATACTAAATGGAAAATGACATGGCAAGGGCTTGACCAGAGTAAGGCCATGTATGTTGGCTGTTTTCTCTTTCCTTAATGGAAAAGAATGGAAGAGAATGGAAAAGAATGACACATAGACCATGTGCTGACTGGTGATTAGGTTGCAGTTGCCCCTTCCTCACATCTCTGAAGCACTTCTTCATGTGAGGCACAACATGTAGTGTCTCACCAACAGactatagagaatgaattgggCCAACAGTAGGTGGTTTAGTAGTGCCCACGGCTGCACAATGCATAATGTACAAACATTGATTCTTTAAGAATCAGTAGAGCAGTGTGGGCCAACAACACATAAGAAGCCTTAAGGTACATATACACAAAGGACTGCATGTATGCTTTTGAGGTAAATTAGCATTTGAATATgttagaatacatttatttattattgttacattttatatgcCGTCTCTGGCCAGCGGCCCTGTGCTCTCTACCTCTCCCTTTTTGACTCACATACATTTGTTAAGTCATGTTTTAGCTTTCTTCATACAACCTGCCTGCCCTGGAGGATATTCTAATTTTGTTGTCATAAACGCCACCCTCTAAAAAGTATTGTCAATACACTCCCTGGCCAAAAACagtcacacactctaatattcCGTTGGACCACATTATGACACACATTCACCGTGGTATTGTTTTGgcaagcttatgcaatgtcacaacatttatttccatccagatttgcattaatttttcacTATAATCTTGTACGGATGATGAGAGAATCAGGCAGCTAAGTAAGGTTTTCCCCAGTACATCACAAAGATTCCCAGTGGGGTTATGGTTTGGAACCactttttcacaatttgagcccaatgatTTCTAGCATTGAGATTTTGGAATAGGCCCATGCCATCAAGGAAGAAGccaattgatggaaaaacctggtcattcagtatattcaggtagtcaactGACTTCATTTGTGGGAatataatgttgctgaacctagaacTGAccaacctcagatcataacaaCACCTTACAATAAAGGCTTGGAGACTTTATTTTAGCTAGGCACTGTGTATTGTCATTTGGACAACTTTTAAAGTGAGGATGCCTAAAGCCCATGTCTCATCCactaacatttctgtatttacctGTAGACATGAGGTGAAAATTGCCCACTGTAGCAATTTGTGCCAGATTGGCTTTTTTCTATTCTGTGGATGCCACCAGACACCTAAGGCCTcttctagggaaaaaaaaacatgagactAGTTAGAACATCTTTCCTGTGAACTATTTTTCTCCTTTATTCCTTTAATGCATTGTCCTCCGTCCCTTCCCCACCcatacattgaaataaatatcATGGGGTGAGACATGAGTTGTCAGTTTGTTTAGAAAGTGCACTTATGgtaaaagataaaacaatgaGTGACGGGAGACATTAGCTGATGTGCAGGTCACTATCTGACATTcctaatttaaaagaaacaacctATCAGCATGTATGAGTTGTGAATTACAGTCTTACCTACCTTACAGATATAATACAATAAGAGACTTAAATGTTAGTAACACAGCTCATGCACATCATTACTTTCATCTGAATTTACTTGTAGTGAAGAATAAAAATTCAGTCAAGGCAGCCAAAAGAAGCAGGCCCCTAACTCCTAGAACACAGACTACATGACCAATACCCCATCACTATATCATATGACCAACACTGGAGGTTAGATACACAAACCATTTAAATGAAGTAAGTCTTTTTGACCTTAAAGTGCACAGGCAGGGACAGTGCCTTTGACAGCCTAGTGAAATTTGTTTGCCGACTTTTGGTGATCACCGTGATTAACTGTAATAGTGGTCACAAATACCAGGAACCATACTAATTCACAACTATTGGACTATGTTCAAATGGATattcagaaagaaagaaaaataatttccaaacagGCTTTTTTATTGGCATCTATTAAAGGTGTCTATGGTGTTGGTTGCCACTTTTCAAGGCTTTTCATGCCCAGTAGCAGTAATTCTGCAGTTTTAACTTCCACCTAAGTAACAATAAATTAGTTACAATAGTTAAATTAGAATATAGATTTACTGAATTTTCTTGTTCAGATATGTATTTACATGACTTTGCACCTGCCTTTGCAGGAGAAAGCATGGCCCAAAGCATATCGTAAGTGTTATTAAGCTAATGTAAAACACCATCAAAAGCCATtcagcaaattaatatttttgaatCTAAGGTCTGTGAACATGCGACCTAAAGATGCAGTGACTTTCTTTTTGTCGATCATAATAGCATCtgtgtttaaagaataaaaaaggaactgAACTCTTGAATCTGTGTCCAAATATAGACAGGCAATGACTTGTCACCAGTATTGCCTAAGGTCTCCTGTACTTCATCTTTCCCCACTACTGACTTAGCATGCCATATTCTGCACTGTGGAGGCGGCCATCCTGTTAGAAGAGacattgtgcttttttatttcagtctCCAGTAATGAGAACATATTAGAAGTAGCACAGTGGTGACCTCAACATGTCTGActctaaatattttaatgttactaGTGGGTTTGTAGTAGGTCTAGTAAGTCTCTAAAGACTTACCTGAAGTTTATTACAttaacaatacattattttacatttcctagcTTGTTCTTTTCCACTTCACCAAGATGTTAATTACACTTTTAGGAGGAGttgtacaaacataaaaatgtaatgtacagtcctgtgtaatatgctggaccttaaaaaaactgtttattaataataatagtaataaaaattccTTGATGAGTAAATATGGAGTAGGCATTACTAGGCAGGCATGTGCATGCAGCCTCCCTAGGTAATTCCCACATTTGATGATGGCTCCCCAAGAATAAAataatccaatgaatgaaagggacaGACCTGAAACAGCAAAGCTGAAAAGCAACGGTCTAATTGAGGTTGgatatcctccagccaggaaattacCCAAGCTGTATCTGAATTCCTGTGGCATCctatgtacattgtgagaagctcattGTGTGCACTGAAATGAGAATAAGATATTTTAGCTCAAATAAGCAACATGTACAAGTGTGCCAAACTAAAAGCTAAGTTGGagttcagttttcagtttaggtAACTATGGATTATACTCCTATAATACATCCCCACTAAATGTTATGTGATGTAAAGAACAGTATGACAAATGTATAAGAGATAAATACAGTGACATGTAACTGAGCTGTATAATTTACTTggttacaccactaataaccgACCGCAGCTCAGCCTTTTCTAAATGTATGGTCTTTTTGCGTAATATCAAACGCTTGTTTGATCATTGCTTTGGCAATCTACCCTTTAGGCTGGGCTAGTCAACACAATACTAAACATATGTTATTACTTGTCATTCTGGATAAGTTGATGCCTGCACATACAAGTCAAAattcaggctgcacagctaattCTGCTGAAGAATTTTTTACTTAACTGATTAAGATATCCAAAATGCAGCAATCCGTGGCAAGAAAAGGCAAATAATCCTTTACCTATGCCGTCTCCAGTTTACTAAAATAtgattgctatgggttactgcatttTGCGAATGCTCATTGTGCTTCCCAGTTTAACAAGCATGACTCCACTATTGTGTACAGCTTTCCCTCTTCTAGGTTCTAGTCAAGACACATTCCTGATTCAGCTGTTAGATTGAGGTCAGGAGTTTTCTAACAGATGATCATGGCACAAACATTTGTGTGTTCCACACCACTCTGCAAATGTGCATATTTGTGCTTAtgcagacaggaaaaaaatactTCACATACATATCAGCTGCTGGGCAGGAGAAGTGTGGATGGGCATGGCTTACAGGCATAGGAATGTTTCTGGATCCAACCATAAACAGCCAGATCAGATTTTGTTCTAAGATGGCTAAAGACACCTATAGTTATTATTACAAGCACACAATACATTGATATAACATAATTCAAGTAGCAAAGTTACTTTTGGTTCACCGGTGAAAGTCTCATCATAGTTAACTTAACTATTCTGCCCCCCTTCCATAGCAATTTTAAGGAGGGTTCAACGCTCTTGGTTTTAATTGATTGTAACAGGAAACACCAAAAGGTGAATGAAGACAGTGAAGACCGAGGTGCATGACTGCATGGTTTGGGTAATCAGCCAAAAACCTTGGTAGGGTGTGTTAACACAGAAATCTTCATGGTATACATAAACTGACTACGCTTACTGACCTCCTTCAACTCCACCCATTGCTGAAATATCACCAATGTTTGTATTAATGTGCTTCtatcatttaaaaatttgcataCATGGTATATTGTGTTTATATCTTGGTTCTGGAAtcagaataatttattattatgctaCTGCTCAAAACAAGTTCCTGTTAACATGTGATAACCATCTGAATGTTTCCCTGCCAGTACTACTTACTGGGTTTTACCCCTTGTGGCATCTGTTTAGCAGTAAAGGCAGCGTTACTAACATACCTGTGTCCATTCATTTCTGCCTGGTTAAAAGTGGCATTATTTTCTATAGACTTTTGCAAAAATTGGCCTACCTATCTAACCTAGGGATACTTTATGCATATTGTCATTGATAATATGACTGAGGAAAAGTTGAAAGAGTTAAATGGCAGTGCATGAAATGGGTCTTAAAGGATCCCAAATAGGAGGACTGCAAAAAAAGTGGAAGATGTCAGACTGATCTGCCATACTAGCAGGGGTATGGTATGTAGAGGAGCTAATATAGTATATACACCATCTGAACACCTGATAGCCAGAACAAGGCCACTAATACTAAcatctatgggctctatttataaagcatatgTCACCTTTATTATTAGTATGGTTAGGCAGTTTATAATGATAATGATGTTTACCAGAGTGAATAAAAGTGGGGATCCTCTGCTGTATGAATACAATGAAGGACCCAATTTTCACAAAGGATGCAACTAGTGTGTgtatcagtaacagcaggagtctcctttcacataattttttttttacatatagaaatatatgtgagcattcaaaacacacacataaaaaagaacacaaaagctTCATGGAGATAATGTCCCATTAAagttgttcaaaaaataaaaactaaataaagataATGAAGGTTCCTAAAATGTTGACACCGAGATCCGGAAGGAGGATGTATATAAAAACCTGGGCCAAATCCTGAGGTTTTCTAGACTATGCTGGCGTCACAGTGTGGGCCCATTGTTCTTCCCGCTGTGAATGATGTAACCTCTGTTGCTGCATCATGGTGCCCCTCTTATACATCTATTCAACAAGAATATACAAGAAATAATATTGTGCTTGTGAGCATTAGCAGTAACAGCCTGCCTACGCATAGCCAATGTTTCTATAAATGAATAACGAAGCTATTGTCATTAAATCCTACGCATAATATTATCATGGGGTCTTCAGAGTTGCCTGCTAGCGTGTATTCACAAAGTAATATAGTAGACTGTGCAGCCATGCCTAAGTTCCCCTTTTATAAAGAGATGGACTCATCCACAATGTCATCAGAATTAAAGGGAACCTTGTTCTGTTTTCTGAGGGTGGTGCACAGAAGAAAGTGGCAAATTAAGCACTGAAATCTGCATTACCTTACTTGGAAAATAATTTAGCAAGTGAAAAGTACTCAGTTCCTACTATGAGAAGCTAACCGCTAGCCAGACACTGCTAGCATCCTTCTCAGAGACCACGCCTGTATGAGCACATGAATGTCACCTTAGCCTGTAGGCCCACTAAATGGTCATtctgtgaaaaatacatttatatttcaccATTGTGgacttttgtatgttttgcacaaaataaCCTTATACATTTGCAGAAATGCATACCTTATGAATTAAATATCTAAGTTTATGTGCTGCACACCAATATGAGAACAGGAAACCCATTTCCTGTCTAACTATTTCTTTACCACACATCTTCATGCAGAATTACATTGATTAACCATTTAAGTGCTAGAGCAGTCTGCCCAACAATAGTAAAATGTAAGACAGACAcaattattaaaaacacacatgTGGGATCTATCAGTGCCAGATACAGACTTGGGGGAAGGGGGTCTTTTTAGCAGAACTTCAGCAGAGATGTGCAAGAAGGGTACAAAAAATAGAATGTGTACTTCCCTTTTCTCTAACTGCAGGATGGCTGCATCATTTTTTAGCAATTaatgtaatgaataaaataatgatttttgctCAAGCACACATGTATATGATCAGACGATGAAGAATGCACATATTATTTATCTGCATATGTATACAGCAAGTCCTGATCAGATTCTTTAATGTATAGAATATTGTAAATGCAAGACAAAGGATAATCTACTTATTGTTGAATATAGACAATAAGGCTGCagattattttatatctgttcagCTGCATCCAGACAGTATTTATGTATTATTCTGCTGACAGTTTATAgaaatactaaacaaaaacaataaatgcaatgaacatcctaaaaataaataatggaaaatgtttttttcgtTCACTGAAAACTAAAAGCCTTTGAAGCAGTGGTGTGCAGCCTGGGAGGCAGTAAAGAGTTAACAGtcagtgatgatgtcactttCATTTGCATAGAGGAGGTTATATAAAAGCAGGGACAGCTCATCCCTTTCACACTCAAGGCTGTATCTTGGAGGACTGTTATTGCTTCTTGTGTGCTTTGCATAGCTGGTAAGTCTATGATTCTCTGGATTTCTTTAATATATTGTGCTCATTTTTTTGCTGTTAGCAGTAtataattttatactttattagcTAGCTGTGTGGCATGAACCTGTTTGCTTAGAACCCATAAGCTCCTTTTGTCCCTGTGCTGGAGCAGTCAGATCtgtatttgcatttacattttcatgttacTGTTCTCTATAATGATGTTTTTAACTAGAACAGCTAAGCATTGATGCTCACCTCTCTAATAAAGGATTGTTCTTTGCAGATGGTATATGCAATCATGCTATTGTCTAGAATTTGGTATTGgccttgatttataaaagcagaGCTATGCTAGGAGGATTGTGATGTTAGAAATGAGGATTTTAAAGAATGATTCTGCAAAGAGTGGGGGCAGGCACAGACTTGGGCGGTGGTTAAGGTTCCTTGGGCTGGAGCTGCAGCTCTTTGTAAGAAAAGAAGAATGCATGACTTCATCTGCCAGCAAGGGACTGCTGCACCCTCTTTAACATATGCTATATACCATGGTTGTTGGCATGCTTCCAGTTTATTGATCAGTGCTCACTGGGATTCTAGAACAAGGCAGCCTGCTAATGTAGCCtatttatcagatttttttctatctatttatATTGCTAATTGCATTCCTAAATGATTTGTGAGTACTAAAATCAGAAAGGCTGGGATGTAATGACTGTTAAATAAAGGAGGTGAGGGTGTGGCAGGTACTCTTATGTGAAGTGacacttttttttgtgatgcaagGATGGTGGCGCtctaatttcttctttctcttttgtgCAGATCAACCTACAAAATGTCTGACAAACCAGATATGGCTGAGATTGAGAAATTCGATAAGGCCAAGCTGAAGAAGAcagaaacacaggaaaaaaacccTCTACCATCTAAAGAAAGTAAGTATTAAGAAAATACACTGATCAATGAAAGGCTTCTATAGgggtttttattaaattttaattttttccttttttgttccttttcagCAATTGAACAAGAGAAGCAAGCGGCTGACTCCTAATGAACCCCCACCACTCCCCAATATGCACTGTACATTCCACAAGCATTGCcttcttattttttcttcttttagctgTTTAACTTTGTAAGAAATAACTAAGATACAAAGAGGTTGGAAACCGTTTACTATGCTGCCCCGTTCCAccaaacagaaaagataaaaaaaaaaaaaaaaaatttaaaaagaactaCTGAACACTGAACGAAGGCGTTGCCTTTCCATCTGCCTGTCTGGCTGGCTTTGGTTCTGGTGGCATGAAAGACCGTGCATGATAAAAGGAGACCGTGAATGGAGCTACACAAATGAACACGTGGTGATTTGAAGGGAAAGCTGCACCAAGGTCCCGCGAGCTGTAAAATGCAGTCAAATCGAGTGCCATTTTATTTGttcaaaaattatttgaattattggaatgcacaatttttttcaatatgcaaataaaaagtttaaaacattctctggttcttgtatttttctattgttaCAACTGACAAGCTCTGGAAGAAAGTTCTGGTTACCCCAATGGGAGCTCAGCTTACTGTGGTGATATTTAACTATCCATTCCCAGAAATCTAATTATTGGTGCTTCGCTGACCATGGCCACAATGACGGTACtgcttatatttaattttataaaactttaattcTCAGTTAATGTAGTCTTTCAATTGGGTGTGGTCTGCATCTGGGCTCAGTACACCCCTTCCCTAGTCTTTGCATGAAATAAGTAGTGTACCTGTAGAATGCaatcctgtataataatgaaGCATTAATTGTGTGGTTTTTTAATTGGTTACTTTTTACTACTGTATGAATGAGATTGCCAATAGCTTCAATGTATTCATGCAACTTTGAATTTTGTAGCTTGGTAAATAAAGCTTGTATGTGGGGGATTAAaggatgttttttccttttagggAGGGggcataaattaaatataaatatgtctgGCAGcatatatgatttttaaaaagggtttttagTAGAATTGTGTGATCTTAAGATCACTTGTGGTTTTTTTCCTTCTAGCAGTGTGGGTCAGGCTGCAAGCAGTATCCATCACATGGAGGGCATTGTTATGAGTGAAGGAGGAAAAGGGAGGGGCTGGAGCCAAATCTGAACAAAGATCAGTTTAACCCTTGGCTGGCAGTTCTTAGTATGTGCCTTCCTAGGTTAATATAGGTGGATGTTAGTCTCCCCTAATATCCTCTTGTTGCATCTaatctcattaaaaataaaatgtaaaaaacccgTATGATCTCATATGTTGggggtgtgtgtatatgtatataggttTTAGCAAGGaggtaaagtgtgtgtgtgtgtgtgtgtgtgtgtgtgtatatatgtatagctTTAAGGTGTTtcttcatttgtgtttttaagaTTTGATTCAAGGTGACTGTAAATATTGCCACATAGGAGGCTGGAAAGGTACACCATGACTAATCTGTGAAGTCTGCTTTCAGGGCATGGCCAGGCAGCCCTAGATAAAAATGAAAGCTGCAATTACCAAGATGATACATTCTCTACAGATCCAGCTATGTAACTGCAGAGGCAGAGAGACTTGTATGCCCTGAAGTCTTGAAGGGTCACGTAACCGCAACTGCGGCATCACCCCTGGGGCTATGACTGCGCAGCAAATGCCCAATTGCTTGGTCCAgtcttttgctttttatgtttgaaTCGCCATTATAAAAAGTTAtgcagtttttaccttttttaaaatgctgtctGCATACTAAAGTAATTCTAAACATGTACCTAATAATCAAACATGCTATTGATGATGTACATTCGGAAAACACCTTTTTTATGCTTGGAAACTATTCCGTGCAAGGCGTTTCCTGCCTTTTGGTGTGGCTGCTTCTAGATAGCCTTTAGCTAATATCTTCTGCAAAGTTTCATAATAGTTCCTTGCATATTGGTCCCTACAACACAGTGTAACCTGGAGTGATTACACAAATTGTTACAGATGTTAACATTCACCACTTGCAAAAGCTACAAGCATTGTATGTTTTGCCATTAACCCTTCATGTCTAGCTTAGGAAGTATTGTTATGTGAAGAAAGGTTGTAGTTAACCAACGTCtggcagtaaaaaaatgtttacaaattatacatttggcAATAACATACTTTCACTTATGGGACCACTATTCATTTTTGGGAATTtgtgcccacatttttttggtGTGGTAGTTCCAGATTGAGTGATGTCTGAGATCACAGCCTCCACTCACCCTTAGAGTATGTGTTCAGGGTCAGAAACAGCTGTCTTGCTTTTGAAAAGGCAGGTTGCCTGGTTTCAGTGGTTGGTTTATTAAACCCCCAAATACGTCTGCAGTACATGGCTATTGTCATACTTCCCCATATCCTTTGTGACTCACCAAATTCCATTTACATGActgccaggcaactagcattttcagagaGGTCCCCAATGTCATCCTATACTTTTCCCATACCAAGTTTCTTTTTCCACCAATGTAGATAGATGTGTTTTAATCTAGACCCAAAATGTGTAATCATGACATCCGCATAGTTTATATGTTGCATTGTCCTCCCTCAAGTTCTGTTAAATCTTAAAAATTTGCATAATTAACATTTTGTACAGGTTTTAAAAACCTGTATGCATTTGTTCACCATACCTGTTACTTTTATTCCCTCCATCTAGCTGATACCAGTAATTCTGTTATGTGGTGTACAGCTATCAGCTCATATATAGGCTTCCCTGTACGCGTTTAGAATTGgcatttatatcattttatgtgtGTCTAACACTCACACAGAAGGCAAGTAGTATTTTCTGACATTTGGCGACTTATATTTTATTACGTATGCTAGGCTATTAAGGACCTCTCtgcattttctaataaatgtggGAGAATTTATCACATAAATATCTAGAAGAGCAATGGAAATGTAAGATTTGTTTATAGGATATATTTATAGTTCTAATTTTATCTGGAGTAATCTAGAAAATTAAAGGATGCTTCTACCTGGTTAATAAAAACACATCCACATCCCCATTTCTATTTTTCATAAATCAACTCTGATGGAACCGATGTGTGAATGATCTCATTCGATGCATTTATTATTGCCCTTACCATTCCCTCACAgctcattattttcattttcactggTATAAAAAGT is a genomic window containing:
- the TMSB4X gene encoding thymosin beta-4, with the translated sequence MSDKPDMAEIEKFDKAKLKKTETQEKNPLPSKETIEQEKQAADS